ccccataGCACAGTCTCAGGAACACCtccgtaaatctcctctgtactttttCTAGCTTAATGGCATCAAACGTGAATACAATAATCCAAATGTGAGCTCAGcagcatcttgtacaactgcaacataatgtcccaatttTTATACTCAGTGGCCGGGATTATGAATGCCTTTCTTCATGctcctgtctacctgtgaagcTGAGGACAAGAGAATGAAAAAGGGTGAAAGAGGTGGAAGCCCCACCATATTTATTCTTAAAGAAGCCTAACTTAATAGTTCCTTAACAACTTAATATTGTCTTGCTATTTTCACTTACTGTTCATTTCACTGCTGTTTCTCTTTCAGGAATGTCAACCTTTAAGGAGTTCCCCACTCACTGGTGGGATTTCAGTCCAATTCTGACTAAGGGCCGCTAACTTGAAATGTttgttgtttctctctccacagatgctgactgaccttcaGAGTGttaccagcattttctgattttgtttcagatttccagcttttgTCATTTAAAAGAAAATCATTCCCCCGTTAAGAAATTACATTTATTTTGATTTCACACTATCAAGGAatttggagagaaagagagataaacAAACAGGGGAGTTTAATAATGATATAGTACGGAATCTGGCTTTCATCCCACTGAGATCATCCATTGACAttcatcccattttattctctcaaCATTCTCATGAATGCCCCCAGATCCTATTCCTCAACTATGCAATTTAGTGGTCAATTAATTGGCTAACCCACGCACGTAGGAGAAAACCAGagtgtcacagggagaaggtgcagcGCAGACAGCGCTGGAGGATGGGATTGAGTCCAAGTCTTTGGTAGCAGCTCTACTAGTTGCTCCAATGTTCCAGCCTCATGGTGTGACAATCAAGCCTAAgcaccaatcctgatgaagggtctggccctgacgtcagctgtactttttcatagatgctttctggcctgctaagttcctccggcattttgtgtgtcttgcttggattccagcatccgtagattttctcttatttctaAGTACGTGTATACCCCCTGCTACCTTACTATCGTCAGCCTTCTTGGAGTTGTAATTCTCTATGCATCCAATAGTGGGCGCTGTTGCATTAGGAATCATCATTTCCGTACACAAAAGTCTGGGCAATGAAAATCAGGTTTTTTTTTATCACTAACGTATGACGTGAAGTTTGTTATTTTCTGACATTGATACAGTGTAAGATGTAAACGATtattgtaagttacaataaataaaatacCTAGTGCAAAATATAAACTGAGGATTTTTGACAGGTTTTCAGGAGCAGTATGGAATCAGGAAAGCAAACATTTAAAGAATCCATTAACAGTCCATAGCAGGTTTATCCTAAACAACTCGTCAGTGTATCTGCAATAGTTTCCATTAACGGATGAAGAATTCCATAAACGTGGATCCCGCCGTCTTCAACTCCGATTCCGACGGCCCTGGACGCTTCGAGACCGCAAATGCCACCATTTCAAATTCTGGTTCGTTCGGACGGTTCCAGGCCGCTGATCCCACTATCGCCATCTGTGGTCCCAACGACCCCGGACGCCTTCAAACCGCGAATTACGTAGCCTCTATCTCCGGCTCCAGCGCCGATTTCGCCCAACATCACCTCCCTGCCGAGGTCTCTCAGGCTCCCTCGTCACTTCTTGGGTCCTCGGAGCCTCCacctttgaccccccccccccaattccccGAACATCCCAACCTTCGTCTCTCCTCTGATGCCACcaactctccctccctttccGATCCCAGCTCTAATCCCCGCCgtgtcttcaccattccctccgaccttcccctctctgaggagGAACGTTCTGTCCTTAGCCTTATCTGCGTACCGCTTCGCCCAAATCTCAGTCAATTCCGCACCTGCCACAgcactgaactcttcttccgtcagCAGTGCCTCCTAGCCCACTTTTTTGGCAAGAATTCCCCTCCCCATATATATGACCCTTTCTCCCGTCTGGGACTATCTTCTTCTTtctggacaccctgctctggttctctgcctgctctgaaTCTTTTCATCTCCAATTTCTGATGAGACATCAACCAGCTTGGGTTCAGCATTCCTCCCTCCTCCTCGAACCTTACTCCCTCTGAACTCACTGCCTCTGCTCTCTTTGCGTTCATCCATACCTTACCATCAAACCGAGAGACAAACCGGGTGCTGTGGTAACgtggtggactgacctctactTTGCAGAGGCCTGGTGGttactctcagacacctccttaTTTATCCCTTGAAAAGGACTCCACTAAGGACCATCAGAAAATTGTCTCCAACACCATAACCAGCCTCATCAACTGGCGATCTCCTGTCTGCTGCCACCAAACTCGTTGTTCCCTAACCCTATTCTGCTCGCTTCCACCTCCTGCCCATGGTCCACAAATAAACCTGACTGGCCGGGTAggcctattgtctctgcctgcttctGCCCCGCTGAACTCGTGTCTACATATCTCGATTCCATATTATCCCACTTGGTTCAgttccttcccacctacatccatgacacttaaACATGCTCTCGCTCTCCTGAGCAAAGTTTAATTCCAATGCCCCGTCATCATCATCgcacacttctatcccccatcaagaaggccttaaagctctccacgtctttctcaacaaaagacccACTCAGTTTCCCTCTACCTTTGTCTAGCAGAACTGGTCCTCCCCTTCAACTTTCTCCAtactcaaggggtagccatggacaCCCGCATGGCCCCCAATTATGCCTGCCTTTCCATTGGCTATGTTGAACAGTTAATGTTCCAAGCATTCACTGGTAATTCTCACCAaatcttcctctgctacattgacgactgcactggtgctgcattggtgctacattgatgactgcactggtgctgcttaTGCACTcttgctgagctcatcaatttcatcaactttgccttcaacttccacactgcccttaaattcactagATCCATTTCTgactcctctctcccctttctcaatctctccatttctggagacaaaATGTCCAGTGACGTCTTTTATAAACATACCATTTCCCACCGCTATCTTGACCATATCTCTCCCCACCGTCTCCAGCCAGGATGCATCTTTCCATTCCAGGTCAtcggagatgtcttccttcttcgaAGAACGGGTTTCCCTTCCTGCACCGCTGATGCTGCTCTCACTGCATCTCCTCTATCTCCCAGACATCTGCACTCACCGGAGACCTTGTACAAGATACCCCAAAGGTTGAGTCggcggtgaagaaggtgaatgcaatgttggcattcatttctagaggaatagagtataagagcaggaatgtgatgttgagactctacaGGGCACTCGTAAGACCACatatggagtactgtgtgcagttttgggcttcttattttagaaaggatatagtgatattggagagggttcagagaagattcacgagaatgattccaggaatgaaagggttaccgtatgaggaacgtctaagggggggaatctcatagaaacattctgtatgtcaaaaggcctggacagattatatatggcaaagttatttcccatggtaggggattcgaggacaagagggcacgacttcaggaatGAAGGACATCCCGTTAGaattgagatgcagagaaattactttagtcagagggtggtatttgttgccacaagtggttgtggaggccaagtcattgggtgcatttaaggcagagatacataggttcttgattagccagggcatcaaatggtatggggtgaaggaaggggagtggggatgactggaagaattagatcagcccatgattgaatggcggagcagaatatTTATACTGTACCTTATTTAGGTTGGTAAAGCTCACCACAGTTCACAAGAGGTCCTCAGGAACCAGCCCTGGTTTCTCAGAGTCTGGAGATGTGGGTCAACCATTTTGCACTCTGTCAACAATGGTAAGTGAGTGGATAAATGTGGCATCTTTTTTGAACCAAGATATATTTTATTCCTGGACAGTACAGGGTATGATGACACATACAATGCTATAAGAAGGTTTACTTCTCGTAATCAGATCTACAACATTAAGATATTAATTCCAACTTTTATTAAACTGATTTGTGCAGCACCTGCTCAGGAGTATTGTGCAAACCACAATGGGGTGTAGATGAGATCCAGGTGACTCCTACACCAACAGATGCTTGCTTATTGCATCAGGAGCTAAGTCCTGAATTCAGCTACATGCTGTCATTTCAAAATGCTACTGCCAAGTCCACATTCACCATTGCCTTTAGTTCAATCAATCCACAATATAAAGTTGTATATCTTCTTTTCTTCTGAGCACGTACACAATATTTTATCCAAATCCATTTAGGTATATTATACAACAGTCCAAACTGTTACATAGCTTAAAAAACAGTACAAATCTAATATCGCTAAATGCACATAATAGTCAAACTTTCAGCAGAGATCAAGGTTATTCAGTAACAAAGCAGTCTTGATCTTTGTGTACATTAGCATATTAAATACTTGCCAAGGCAGCAATAATGGCCCTATGATTGGTCATGGGCTGGAAGAGGGATCCCAGTTTGACCAGTATCCCATGCGACAAGGGTGGGTACAAGCTTAGACTCGAGGTTCAAATGTTATACCATTGGCCCAAGAGTTACTGATTAAGTCTCGCCCTGGACTATTACTTTGATGGCTCCCCTAAGCCAGTAGTTTTAAGAGTAAAAGTACATATTGAAATATATATTTGCAGAGAATGAATACTTCAAACGTATTTTCCTATTAAAAACCAACACTCATCCGATGTTTTCCAGATTTAAAAATTGTCCCTCCTCTCATCACAATACAAAATTTGTGCAACAGTTAGCTAGTTCATAATGGCAACATTAAAAGTGATAGGCAATAAAGCTCACTCTTAATTAAATTTTCTAGTATGACATAACAGGGCTAAGCAAGTATGCATCAATTTAGGCAACAGTGGCAAATTCTGCAAACAATCCTGCAGTTCAATCAGTTCACCGCATCGGAAACTTTGTCCCAGCTCCCTAGTACATTAAATTTCTTTCTTCACTGTACAGCATTCTTTTCCAAATACCAATCAAAAAAATTGTAAGAAGAAAACAAAAGTAGGTACAAGTGAACAATGGAAATCTAACATGTAAGCCAAGCGGCTAAGGCACTTCATTCAAACCCATTAGTTCATACTTTATTCCCATAAATGGGATTATGGGAACAAAATGAAGGAGAAAAAGACCGGAGGGAAAATGACAAACATTAAAACATAACATATAAATTATTTGAAACATTAATCCACTAACTTTATCCAGATATTCAGGTGACTTTTGTTACCCCCTTCTCAGTTACTCAGACCAGTACATGGCAATATGCCATTCAAACTATTGAGCTTTCTGGATGATATTAAATGCACGTCAATTCTCTCTGGTACGAGGACCAAGAATGCCAACTGGCTTCTGGCAACACCTACTTACATCACGAGGGTCAATTGATCACAACAGAAAGAAGGTCAAACGTGAAAACGCAACGCCCAACTCACAAACACGAATTGCACAAGAGCACTAGAGTACACAAAAGCAATGGTTGACAACAGTTCAGATTTATTCTATACCCCAACCTAAATTGAAATATGGGCCTCTTGTGAAGTCTTGCATCAAGGACCAATTTCAGCCCCTTATCTCCCAGGATTCAACACGGTCTCTTCTGTACTCCTCAAAGCCAAAAAACCGTGGCACTCTTTTTGTGGCGAACAGATGGAAAGAATAAGCAAGCAATTTTGTCTTGGTCTTTGTCCTCTATTTACTTTTGTTCCTTAGTTGGTGCATAATAAAGCTCAAGAGGCTTGCTGACCTTCCAGTACTTCTCATTTACTAATTCTAGTGTCAGCGATCCATTCAGTGTCtagaaagaaatatatataattagATAAGGAAACATTAAGGAAATAATTTAGACAGTGCACTTTAAACGAATGCCTGTTGTGGTAGTGCATCAAAACAGCACTGAAAGGACGACCTTCCTTTGAGATAACCTGTACCCAAATTAACTTGTTACTAAAGAAGTCATTGGCTTGAATCCCATTTGACAGCCAAGGACATCTCAGTGCATCTACAGCACTTACATACATCATCAGCATGTGCAGTACTGTTAACAAACCAAAACATTTCATGCGACGTTAAGCAATAATAATCAGTAGCAGATACCTGGATAAGTGACATGAAACAAGTCTTAATTTATGTAGCACATACAAAACGCTGTAGGAGCTCAACAGgccgggcaacatctatggagagtaaTAAAGAGCCGAGGCTTCAGGCTGAGATCGTGGCCTGAAAtgccagctgtttattcctctctgtacatgctacttgacctgctgagttcttacagtattttgtgtgttactctagatttccatcatctgcagaacctcttgtatttTATTTTGTCTTAAAGTATGAACGGGAAATCCAGGGGCAGAGGGAGGGAACTGCATGTCTTGCGGATGTTGCTAAGTGATTTCAGTGTGGAAAAATCAGGGATGCACAAATATTGAAACACAGAACGTCTTGTGGAACAAAATGGAattgaacaaaagaccataagatagaggatcagaattaggccatctgctccaccatttcatcacgactgatccaattttcctctcagccccaatctcctgtatccttccatgccctgaacaatcaagaatctatcaaccactgccttaaatataaagatctggcctccacagctgcctgtggcaaagaactcgacagattcaccactctctggctaaagaaattcctcctcatctctgttcaaaaatagcgcctctctattctgaggccatgtcctttggtcttagactctgccACCATCGGAAATATcccctgcacatccactctatcgaggcctctCACCATGCAacgggtttcaatgaggtcattcctcactcttctgaatttcagcgaatacaggtccagagccatcaaacactcctcatatgacaagccattcaaacctggaatcattttcgtgaacctcctttgaaccctctccgtttcagcacatcctttctaagataaggggcccaaaactgctcacgatactccaaatgaggtttcACCAGTGCTTTTTAatttctcaacattacatccttgcttttatatcctagccctcctggaatgaatgctaacattgcatttgctttcctcaccacagactcaacctgcaaattaacctttaaggaacccAGCACATGGACTCCCCAGCCCTTTGCACCccagttttctgtattttctcaccatttcatttctttaccaaagtgcatgaccacacacttcccgacacagtattccatcagcatttctttgcccattctcctaatctgtctgtccttctgcagcttctccatttcctcaaaactacctgcccttccacctatcttcatatcatctgtaaactctacaacaaagccatcaattccatcatccaaatctttgcaatataatgtaaaaagaatcgggtccaacacagacccctatggaaaaccactagtcacctgcagccagccagaaaaaactccttttattcccactctttgcctcctataaAAGATGAAAACATTGAAACCACAGCTCTAATTTCAACGCTTTTGTTATGTAGAGAAAGAGAAATCAACACTTTTTAAAGTGACAAGGGAGGAgacaaagagaggaaaaaaatagaaaatgtcgGTGTAAACCCTGCAGTAGCTGGTGGAGACAAGTAGGTAAATAATATAGCTACTCTTTTCCCTTTCCTGCAGGAAATTTGCCCATTCACTATTAATTGAGATGTGCAAGGCCCAAAGGCAATGGCACAAAACATCAGCAAGGTAGAACAACAAAATAAAGCAGAGCTAGAGCTAGTATTTGATTTTAGTTCATGTTGGACAAGACACAAAACAAGATCAGAAGTGTTGAGGGACAAGATGTAGAATGACAGTCCAGGAAAGTACAGCCTaactgaagtggaattcaaaaGGAACAAACATTGTGAAGTTAGGCTGTTCACTAgggtattgcattcagttctggctgTTTCCCTAtaggaaggctttggagagggtggggagatttaccagcatgttgcctggattagagggcatgttctTAAGGAAAagttggaaacatagaaacatggaattgAGTTGCTTTTCTTTTTTTGGTGAGCGGAGGCTGAGGCAAGACTTGATAAAAGTTTGTAAGATATTAAGAGATGTAGATAAAGTAAATAATATTTTCTTATATTATTTTTCCGAGGGTCAAAAAGCCTGATACTAGTGAGcaataaattcaaaggagatggaCAAGCgaagattttatttattttacaaagtggtgggtgcctggaatgtgctgttaGAGTGGTAGTGGAAAAAATACTACAAAAGCAGTTAAAAGGCTCTTCGGTAAGTATATGAATGTACTGAGAATGCATGGATATAGACATTgaataggcaaaagggatagtTTAGTTTGGCATGCAATTATAAGTTTATTTCATTCAGTACTACATTGCTGGCCAAAGGGTCTACGGTTGAAATGGAGCTGAGCAAGTTGGTTAAAGCAGACAGAAGGTACCTACTGTGAACTGGCCTCCCGAGGTAGTGATGTAAATTGTATACTGCTTCTCACTGACTTCTTCCAGACTGACTGCATTGTTCCCAATGTTCTTCTGTTGCTCCTCCAAGGCAATTCTCAACGCCAGATATTTGGACAAATGGTCCACGGTGGCATTTGCGGTGGTCTTCACATACCTGAGCCACAATCACATATCATGGGTTCAGAACTCAGTAGGAAGAGAGAAGTTAAACGAAcattaaaaaagttaaaagttgctgcctcacagctccaaCAACCCTAGTGTGACCCAAACCAACAGCGCTGTCcctgtggagtttacacgttcttcctgtgaccatctGGGTTCCACTGGGTGTCCAGTTCCCTctgcccccccaaaaaaaattaaTTGACCATTGTACACTGTGCCTTGTTGTAGGAGGTGGcaggaggatcagagatggggcGGTTGTTGACAATGGGAGGAGACAAGTTAGAGTGAAATAAATGGAAGGAATGGAACTATGAGGGGAAATAGACtgatagacttgatgggctaaacaGCCTTATCCTCGGTAATAACATTCAGATTTAGTAGAAGACAAAATTACCATTGTGTGGAATTAGTAGAAGGCATTCTATGGCACTTACTTGCCATTTTGCCTGCTAGCAGCCCTGAATAAACTTCACTACATGTCCTCTCCAGAACAGTTTGCAAGTCAGAAATGCAGCTGAGTTCCTACTCGACGGAGGATGCCTACAGCTCTGCAGCAGTTGGCAAATCCATCTTTCTGTCAGCTCAAGTGATTGTTCATGTGTTGGAGATATACACAAGTCTGGAGATAAGCTTGGAAGGACCTACAAGTTATTTACCTCACTGCTGAAATTGTGTGCAAGGTTACTAAATTATAACAGTGAGCAGACTGCTAAGTCAGTCTGTAATTTCCCAGAAATCAGTTTATGATGTTTTAAGCTGCCACATTTCTATATTCAAACCCTTCTCAGTTCTCAAACTGCAGTTCAGCATCTTTACTTCCTAGTCCAATACATCAGTGATATTCCCAGTGGAAACACATCTGTGTCACTGCACATATCCAAttctaaaacaaaataaataggaAAACAGGCAAATAGGGTTCTAATGCAGAAAAGGAGAACACAATTGCAAGCAAATGTTCCCCATGCATCTGCTGGGTGGCACGCTGGCATAACAGGTGGAGCTGCTGTCTCAAATCACCAGTGATTTCTGCTTCAATCTCGACctgtatgtggagtttgcacctttCCCTGTGACCTTGTGTTTTCCCTCTGGATATTCCAATTCCCCCCATATCACAAAGGTGCAGAGATCAGTGGATTAGGACAGGAGGGCTTGGGTTATAATGAGAAACGGGATAGTTTAGCACTTTTCTCCTTAGAGTACAGGAGGCTGTGGGATAATCTTATAGAAATTTACAAAATCCTGACAGCATACACAAGTTGAATAgccagtcttttccccagggcaagGGAAATTCAAAACTGGAGGGCCCAGTTTAAAAGTGAGAGGGGTAAGATTTGAAGGCAACCTGAGGGACAACATTTTCCAGACAGAAGGTGGTGGGTAATTggagctgccagagggagtgcTAAAGGCAGGTACAACTACAACAtttaaacagagaaacatagaaaattggtgcaggagtaggccattcggcccttcgagcctgcaccgccattcagtatgatcatggctgatcatccaactcagaaccctgtaccagccctCCCCCCatacctctgatccctttagccacaagggccatatctaattccctcttaaatatagccaatgaactggcctcaactgtttcctgtgacagagaattccacagattcaccactctccgcgtgaagaagtttttccctaatctcggccctaaaaggcttcccctttatcctcaaactgtgacccctcgttctggacttccccaacatcgggaacaatcttcctgcatctagcctgtccaatccctttaggattttatatgtttcaatcagatcccccctcaatcttctaaattccaacgagtataagcctagtcgatccagtctttcatcatatgaaagtcctgccatcccaggaatcaatctggtgaacctactttgtactccctctatggcaaggatgtctttccacagattaggggaccaaaactgcacacaatactccaggtgtgctctcaccaaggccttgtacaaccgcagtagtacctccctgctcctgtactccaatcctcttgctatgaatgccagcataccattcgcctttttcactgcctgctgtacctgcatgcccactttcaatgactggtgtatgatgacacccaggtctcgttgcaccttcccttttcttaatcggccaccattcagataataatctcttttcctgtttttgccaccaaagtggataacctcacatttatccacattaaattgcatttgccatgaatttgcccactcacctaacctatccaagtcaccctgcatcctcctcacagctaacactgccgcccagcttcgtgtcatcctcaaacttggagatgctgcatttaattccctcatccaagttattaatatatattgtaaacaactggggtcccagcactgagccttgcggtaccccactagtcaccgcctgccattctgaaaaggtcctgtttattcccgctcttcgcttcctgtctgccaaccaattccctaTCCACATTAAAGACAGTTagacaggaaaggttcagagggatgcaAGCCAAACACCAGTAAATGGGGCTACTTCCATTCATTAACATTCAGCTTGGACAAGTGGACTGAAGAGCTGGTTTTCCAGGCTACATAGCTTTATCACTCTATTGGATTTTATACTATTAATATCCAAATGCACTTTTATTTCAGTTTTGTATTTACACCTCAATATCTACCAACGTTCCAAGCTCCTGGTGTTCTACATAAAAATCTGGCTCCCACTACACAACCTGACCCACTGGTCCAGACCCTGGCCCCTGGACTTACTCTGGACACACAGATGCCATGAACTTAAGCTGAAAACatgtaaattcaaaggagatgtatagGACAAATacgttttctttctttcttatccCGCACAGAGAACGATTGCTCTCTAGAATGTGCCAAGGCTGGTGGAGAGAATTCACCgggttagatagacacatgaccatgtagggaatggaagaatatggacattgtgtaggcagaagggatttgttTCTTTGGACATTTGGTTACGAATTTAATTGGTTCAAtagagcattgtgggctgaagggcctgctcctgaGCCTTACTATTCTACATTCTATGTCCTTTGGACCCTGGACCCTGAAGTGAGTCAGCTTACAGATTATCAGAGTTTTAACAACAGTTACAATGCAATCAAAGCAAGGGGCTGGACATCATTGTGATAATTTACAAACAGAAATAGATCAATGAGCAATTTTCAAATTTCATCTGTGGAAGCTGTTTCCCACACCTGGTTTGTGAATATTCATCCTTCTCAACCAACACTGGGTGTGGTCTGAAGACAAGCTCAATTTCACTGCACGAGTCCCCCACGACATCTGGGCTACCAGCCCCCTCTCGTGAGTTGTCGAGGTCAGGGCAGGAGTCGTCTGAAGCCTTGGAGCGCTTGCGGCTTGGGCCAGCCTCCTGGTTGCTGTGCGTTGACACATTGCTGACATGAGAGCGGCTGTCACAGTTGTCCTCCCCTCCACTGAAGGTAGTGTTGTCAGATTCATGAGGAGGCTTCCTCACTCGCTGAGCTCTAGGCAGAGACAATGGGAGAGGATTAAAAACCTGCCTGTTTAAAcaacttttctatccatgtcagcaaatcaaaaaagttgttcattgacttcaggaagcaaGATGGAGCTCATGCTTCTATCTCTATCAACAGTGCTGA
The DNA window shown above is from Mobula birostris isolate sMobBir1 chromosome 5, sMobBir1.hap1, whole genome shotgun sequence and carries:
- the LOC140198088 gene encoding E3 ubiquitin-protein ligase RING2-B-like isoform X1, which encodes MAAPVNTQNPSKTWELSLYELHRTPQVSKTTQLSLYELHRTPQEAIMDGTEIAVSPRSLHSELMCPICLDMLKNTMTTKECLHRFCSDCIVTALRSGNKECPTCRKKLVSKRSLRPDPNFDALICKIYPSRDEYEAHQDRVLARLSRLHNQQALSSSIEEGLKMQAMHRAQRVRKPPHESDNTTFSGGEDNCDSRSHVSNVSTHSNQEAGPSRKRSKASDDSCPDLDNSREGAGSPDVVGDSCSEIELVFRPHPVLVEKDEYSQTRYVKTTANATVDHLSKYLALRIALEEQQKNIGNNAVSLEEVSEKQYTIYITTSGGQFTTLNGSLTLELVNEKYWKVSKPLELYYAPTKEQK
- the LOC140198088 gene encoding E3 ubiquitin-protein ligase RING2-A-like isoform X2 produces the protein MAAPVNTQNPSKTWELSLYELHRTPQEAIMDGTEIAVSPRSLHSELMCPICLDMLKNTMTTKECLHRFCSDCIVTALRSGNKECPTCRKKLVSKRSLRPDPNFDALICKIYPSRDEYEAHQDRVLARLSRLHNQQALSSSIEEGLKMQAMHRAQRVRKPPHESDNTTFSGGEDNCDSRSHVSNVSTHSNQEAGPSRKRSKASDDSCPDLDNSREGAGSPDVVGDSCSEIELVFRPHPVLVEKDEYSQTRYVKTTANATVDHLSKYLALRIALEEQQKNIGNNAVSLEEVSEKQYTIYITTSGGQFTTLNGSLTLELVNEKYWKVSKPLELYYAPTKEQK